A stretch of DNA from Halobacteriovorax sp. JY17:
TAACTATTCTTGATGAGTGTCTTCTTCATAAGAGTGAAGTCGAGTTTAATTTCTCTTTAGATGAAAATTGTCAAATTACTCAAAAGTCTTCTGGCCCTTATCTCATCGTTGGAAAGAAAGAGGACTTATTAGAAGGTCATCACCTAGCACTTCAAGTTGGACCAAGTGAATTAGTCTCAAATATTTTAGAAGTATTAGAGAATTTCATGCGCTTTAAAGTAAAGAGCTTAAAGCCTAAGAAGGATTCTCTGGAAGCGGTCATAACTCTTCCAACAATAAAAGAGTTCACATCTATTTCTAGTTTTAAATTAAATTTAAAGAAAAATGTAGATGATCTTCTTCTTGATTATGACTTTAAGATTAAGAAGGTTTGCTTTGAAGGTGGAGTGACATCGACTAAAGATGAAGCAAAGTCTTTTCAGACAATACTATCTCCAAAAGAGTATCTCATTTATGGTAGCTCTTTAAATCAAGACGCTATTGTAAAGAAAGTAAGTGATGTTTTAGATGAAGTGAAGCTAAGGCCTATTCTATAATGTTTAAAGTCATTGTCTCTATCTATTCATTTCTTCTTCTCTTCTACATGATGTCTTATCAATTCTATTCGACTTCAGAGAGAGAGGCCTTGCTTTCCTTTCTTATTATCATTGCTGTGGTCACTATTATTGTGGCACCATCATTTGGTGCAAAGAATAGAAGAAAGGAAATGAAAAATATTAAAGAGAGAGAATGGCAAGAAGGCGAGTATCACAATGATTTTACAAGAGTAGGCTCAGCTGAGGACTACACTCCTGTAAAGCCCATTGATATGGCGGGAAATGCCGTCGAACATGCCAGAGAGCAGTTGAATGAAGACCTTGCAAAAATTGCTGTATATAAAGTTATTGAAGAAGAGAAAGGAAGTGATGATGAAGAGAAGTAGCTTATTAAATATTCACCTTTACTGCGCAAGCTTTAGCGCGATTATTCTGGTGGTCTTTGCTTTTTCAGGTGGAATGCATCTTTTAAATTTTAAAGAATTAGAGACCTCTATCGTCGTAGAGACACTTGTAGAAAATGATTTTCTTAAGAAAGAAGTGGTCGATGAAAATATTGCGAATTATCTAAAAGAGAAAGATAAGGCCTATCATTATGAATATATTAAGTCTTATAAGGGCTACTCTATAACGAGACCTACGACGAGAGATTATTATAAGTTTGAAGATAATACTGAGGGTGGAATTACGGTTATCAAAATGGAGCCATCTCTTAGAAAGCGTCTCTTCGAGTTTCACAAGGGACATGGGAGAAAGTTTTCCAGATGGATAAATAGCTTCTTTGGTCTTTGTCTGATGATTACTGTCGCGAGTGGAATTTGGCTTGGGTTAAAGAATAAGAGAATTAGGACTGCAACGATTGTTACAACCCTAGTTTCTTTCTTTGTCTTTCTTATTGAATTCTATTCCTAGCTATAGGCCTGGGCAACATTTTGAGTGTGACTTCTAATTTTTCTAAGGGCCACAATCATATCTGAATAGGTGAGTGCTGTTAATGCGTCAAACTCACCATTTGAAATTCTCTCCAAATGCTTCGAGCGCATATTCTCTGCAGAAAGTCTTAGTTGCTCGGACTTTCTAAGCGTGACACTTAGATCTATTGATGATGTGTCTATCTCTTTAATTGTTGTTTCATAGAAGCTTTTGACAGCTTGATAGAAGTTAGTGAAGTCTTCTCTAGTATCGCCCTTTAGCATTTTATCAATCGAAGTTCTTTCACTATAGCAGATAAGCTTTTCAATATAATCTGCGATACTCTCTAATTCATCGACTTCTTTAAGAATTCCACGAGCGTGAATAGACTCTTTTGCGCTAAGAGGGCTCTCCATTAATTTTACAGTATAGACTGTTACTTCTTTTTGAATATTGTCGGTAATCGATTCGTAGTCTTTTGCTTTAATGATAATATCTGCTTGGGACTTCTTACTTCCAGTTATGAAGAGCTCATCAGCGAGAGCATAGAGTCTTCTTAGAATATCTTTCATTTTATTAATTTCTAGATCGGCCTGAGCGAGAGCTGTTGCTGGAACCATTGTGCTTGGGTCTGAGAGCATGACGAGATGGTGTTGCTCTTTTCTACCGTAGTCAGGAGTGATCTTTGTCACAAGTTTTGCTAGAGTTCCAAGAAAAGGAATAAAGAGAATTGTTGCTGTTACGTTAAATATCGTGTGCCCAGTGGCAATGTGTACGGCAATATTGTCAAATTCTCCAGTAGTACTTCTAAAGTTTGCACTGCCAGGAACGACCCAGTCTATGAATTCAACGTAGTATGGAAAGAAAGAGAATACCGCAAGGACACCGAGAGCGTTAAAGATGGCGTGGGCCCTAGCTGCTCTCTTTGCGGTAACGTTTGCTCCGACACTTGCTAGCAGAGCAGTAATGGTTGTTCCAATATTTTCACCGAGAACAAGGGCCGCCGCTGTATGAAACTCAATGACGCCACTGGTGGCCATGGCCATAGTTATTCCGAGCATGGCCGATGAGGACTGAATAACGATTGTAAGTATGCAACCTACAACTATACAAGCAAAGTAAGAGAAGTAATTTT
This window harbors:
- a CDS encoding Na/Pi cotransporter family protein, which gives rise to MEAFKIIYTVLGGLGIFFYGMKNMSEGLQSVAGDVVKSAINTITKNRISAILVGTIVTIVVQSSSVTTVMVVGFVNAGLMNLTQAIGVIFGANIGTTITGWIISIKIGKYGLLLIGMGIFPLLFGKSTKVRQIGRILFSVGMIFFGLDIMSDAFKPLRAMPEFLDMISYFSAQNYFSYFACIVVGCILTIVIQSSSAMLGITMAMATSGVIEFHTAAALVLGENIGTTITALLASVGANVTAKRAARAHAIFNALGVLAVFSFFPYYVEFIDWVVPGSANFRSTTGEFDNIAVHIATGHTIFNVTATILFIPFLGTLAKLVTKITPDYGRKEQHHLVMLSDPSTMVPATALAQADLEINKMKDILRRLYALADELFITGSKKSQADIIIKAKDYESITDNIQKEVTVYTVKLMESPLSAKESIHARGILKEVDELESIADYIEKLICYSERTSIDKMLKGDTREDFTNFYQAVKSFYETTIKEIDTSSIDLSVTLRKSEQLRLSAENMRSKHLERISNGEFDALTALTYSDMIVALRKIRSHTQNVAQAYS